In the Agrococcus beijingensis genome, CTCGGTGGGGAGCATCCCCGGACCGTCGTCGATGACCCGAACCACCGCATCCGCACCCTCGACGCCGACCTCGATGCCGATGTGGCCGCCCTCGTGCGAGTACTTGATGGCGTTCGACAGCAGGTTCTCGATCACCTGCCCGATGCGGCGGCCGTCGACGTCGAGCACGATCGCCGGGCCGTCGGCGAAGGCGATCGTCAGATCGCGCTTGCGCGCGCGGTGCTCGAGCTGGGCGATCGCGTCTGCCGCGAGCGAGCGGATGTCGACCGGCTCGTGCGCCAGGTGCATCTGGCCGCGGCTCATCTCGCCCACGAGCAGGAGGTCCTCGACCAGCGCGCGCAGCCGGTTGGCGTTGCGCTGCACCGTCTGCAGCCACGACTCGAGCTCGGGGCGCATGCCGTCCTCGTCGAGTGCCAGCTCGAGATAGCCCGAGATCGAGGTGAGCGGCGTGCGCAGCTCGTGCGACACGAGCGCCACGAAGTCGTCGCGATCCTCGAGCATGCGCATGTAGTCCGTCACGTCATCGACCGACGCGATCGAGCCGCGGAACTCGCCGTCGACCATGAGCGGTCGGGACGACACCGTCACCGCGAACATGTCCTGGCCCGGACGTGCGATCCAGAACCGGCTGTTGTCGAACGACTCCCCGCGCGCGGCTCGCAGGAACGGCATCTCCTCGAGCGGGATCGGCCGACGGGACTCGAGCTCGAGGAAGCCCGCGCCGTCGAGCACGTGGTCTAGGCTCGTGCCTTCGAGCGCGGGATGGTCGCTGAGCGTCGGGTTGATGCGGACGACGCCGCCGTCGGCGTCGAGCAGCATCAGGCCGATCCGTGCCGTCTCGAAGATGGTGTCGAGCAGCACGCCGTCGGCCACCGTCTGCCGTGCGAGCGCGGTCCGCTCGCGCTCCCGCTCGAGGATCTCGAGCTGCTGCTGCTCGAGCCTGCTGGTGTAGGACGCGGCGAAGAAGGCGGCGGCGGTGAGCGCGACAGGCACGAGCACCGCTCCCACCGCGTTCGCGGTCACGGTCGTCCCCGTCGAGCCGGCGATCCGCAGCGCCATGAGGATGCCCATCGCCGTGCCGCCGGCTGCCGCGATGACGACCCCCCGTCGGCGCGCGACGAATCCCAGCCAGAATGCGGGCACGACCGCGAGCATCGCCGCGATCCGCGGCACCTCCAGGTCGCCGAGGATCAGCATGATGACGAGGAGGTCCAACGCCGGCACCAGCGCCGGCAGCCACCTCGCGTCGTAGAGCGGGCCCTGCCCGAGCACGGCGATGCCGGTCGCCGCCACGACCACGACGACGCCGGCCCACACCCACGGCCGGTCCCAGATCTCGGCGGCGACGATCGTGTGCACGACGAGCACGAGCGCGAGGACCCCGACCGACAGGAGCTGGCCGCGGAGCGTCTCGGTGAGGGGGTGCGGGCGACGCGTCTGCTCGACAGCCTCGGAGCGTTCAGTCACGCTCACCGGCGTCGGTTGCCGAAGACGCCGCGCACGATCTCGCGGATCAGCGACTGGCCGGTGCGGGAGCCGATGAAGTCGGTGACCACGTTGCCTCCAGACCGCTGCCCGGAGCCGCCGGAGCCGCCCGAGCCGCGACCCTGTCGCGCCGCCTTCTCGAGCCGTGCCGCCTCAGCCTCAGCCTCCTCGCGGGCCGCCTCGTCCTGCTCCGCCTTCTGCGCCGCCCGCAGCTTGGCCTGCAGGATCTCGTACGCCGACTCGCGGTCGACGGCCTGACCGTACTTCGGCAGCAGCGACGACGACTGCACCGTCTGCCGCATCGCGGCCTCGGGCGTCGGATCCATCGAGCCCTGCGGCGCCCGCAGGCGCGTCCAGGCGACGGGCGTGGGCGCGCCGCGCTCGTTCATCACGGTCACGATCGCCTCCCCGATGCCGAGCCCGGTGAGCACCTGCTCGAGGTCGTAGCCGCTGCGCGGGTAGGTGCGCACGGTGGAGCGCAGCGCGGTCGCGTCGTCGGGCGTGTGGGCGCGCAGCTGGTGCTGCACGCGCGAGCCGAGCTGCGCGAGCACGTCGCTCGGCACATCCTTCGGGGTCTGCGTCACGAAGAAGATGCCGACGCCCTTCGAGCGGATGAGTCGGACGGTCTGGGTGATGGCGCTCAGGAAGTCCTTGGAGGCGTCCTTGAACAGCAGGTGCGCCTCGTCGAAGAAGAAGACCAGCTTGGGCTTGTCGATGTCACCCACCTCCGGCAGGTCCTCGAACAGGTCGGCGAGCAGCCACATGAGGAAGGTGGAGAAGAGTGCGGGCTGGCTGGCGACACCGGGAACCTCGAGCAGGCTGATGACGCCACGGCCGTCGGGGGTGGTGCGCATGAGCTCGCGCGTGTCGATCTCGGGCTCGCCGAAGAAGACGTCGGCGCCCTGCTCGCTGAAGGCGGTGATCTCGCGCAGGATCACGCCCGCCGTCTGCGTCGAGATGCCGCCGAGCCGCTTGAGCTCCTCCTTGCCCAGGTCGCTGGTGAGCCAGAGGAGCAGCTCGCGCAGGTCCTTGAGGTCGACGAGCGGCAGCCGCTGCTCGTCGGCGTAGGCGAAGACGATGCCGAGGCTCGACTCCTGCGTGTCGTTCAGGCCCAGCACCTTCGACAGCAGCACCGGGCCGAACGAGAGCACGGTCGCTCGGATCGGCACGCCGATGCCCTCGCCACCCAGCGCGAAGTACTCGACCGGGAATCCGGCGCCGTCCCACGCCTGACCGATGCCCGCAGTGCGCGCCAGCAGCTTGTCGCTGGACTCGCCGGGCGTCGCGACACCCGAGAGATCGCCCTTGATGTCGGCGGCGAAGACGGGCACGCCCGCAGCCGACAGCTGCTCGGCGAGCACCTGCAGCGTCTTGGTCTTGCCCGTGCCGGTCGCCCCGGCGATGAGGCCGTGGCGGTTCACCATGCCCAGCGGGATGCGCACCTGGGTCTCCGGGTCGGCCTCGCCGTTGACGAGCGCTCCCATCTCGAGCGCGGCGCCCTCGAACGCGTAGCCCGCCCGGATCGCGCCGACCTCGTCGGCGGCGAGCGGTCCGGTCGACGGCGCGGGCTCGAGGTGGGCACCGGGCTCGACCGGCTGATCGAGATCGGCCGGCGCCGGCGCCGACTGCGGCGCCTCCTCGAAGCGCTCCGCGACCGGCGGCGCCTCGTCGGGCGCCGCATCGTCCGCCGGCAGCGGCGGCGTGTCGATCTTCACCCGCTGCTGGCTCGCCTGCAGCTCTGCCAGCCGAGCCTCGGCCTCCGCCTGAGCCTTGCGTGCCGCTTCGATCTCTGCCTGCACCTTGGCCAGCTCGTCGCTCATGCCGCCATCCTTGCATCACTCGATCGGAGGCACGTCCTTGGGGCGCACGACGAACCAGAGCATGCAGGTGGCGAGCACGCCGCAGACCAGCATGATCGCGCCCATCGGAACGGCGCTCTCGACCCCGAAGAGGCCGACGACGGGCCCCACGAGGCCCGCGATCGACATGTTGAGCGCCCCGAGCAGCGAGGCTGCGGTGCCCGCTTCGCTGCGGTGGCCGACGAGCGCGAGCGTCTGGACGCACGGCATCGACAGCCCGAAGGCGAAGGCGAACAGCGCGATCGCGGGCACGAGCCCGGCGACGCCGAAGGCGAGGAGGTCGAACACGATCACCAGCGTCGCCCCGACGATGAGCAGCGCCGTCGAGACCGAGAGCACCCACTGCGGCCCGAAGCGGTTCGCCGCGCGCCCCGCCGTCTGGGTGCCGATCAGCACCGCGATCGAGCAGAGCGCGAAGACGATGCCGAACTCGCCGGGCGTGAAGCCGTAGACCTCCTGCAGCAGCAGCGACGAGGTCGATAGGTAGGCGAACATGCCGCCGAAGATGCTCGCGCCGATGACGGCGACGCCGACGAAGACGCGGTCGGTGAGCACCGCCCGGTACTTCTGGGCGAGCGTCGAGTGGCCGGGCACATGGCGCAGGTGCGGCGGGAGGGTCTCGCGCAGGAAGACGAGCTGCAGCACGATCACCAGCGCCGCATAGGCGGCCAGCACCCAGAAGAGCCCCCGCCATTCGAGGAAGCCGAGCAGCCACGAGCCGAGCACCGGCGCCGCGATGGGCGCGATGCCGATCACCAGCGCCAGCCGCGACAGCGCCGTGGTCAGCTTCTTGCCGGCGAAGAGGTCGCGCACCATCGCCATCGCGACGACGGTGCCGGCAGCCGCACCGAACCCCTGCACGACGCGCAGCACCAGCAGCGAGGCGATGTCGGGGGCGAGCGCGACGCCGACGCTCGCCAGCACGTGCACGCTGGTGGCGATCAGCAGCGGCCGCCGCCTGCCGATGCGGTCCGACAGCGGGCCGACCACCAGCTGCCCGAACGCGAATCCCAGGGTCGTGGCCGACAGGGTCAGCTGCACCGCCGCATCCGTCGTGTCGAACGCCCGCTTCACCGCCGGGAAGGCCGGCAGGTAGAGGTCGATCGTGAACGGCCCGAGCCCGGCGAGCAGCCCCAGCACGACGAGCGTCGTGATGCGGCGGCCGCGGGTCAGCCCGTCGCCGGGCGAGGCGGTCACGCCTGGGGCAGCACGAGCGGCACGTCGTCGCGCGGGGCGACGCGCTCGTCGCCGGTGGCGGCGTCGTGCTCGAACACCACGCGACCGTCGACCAGCACCGTGCGCGGGCGCGCCATCGGATCCATCCAGTCGCCGCCCCAGACCACGATGTCGGCGCGCTTGCCCGGCTCGAGCGAGCCGACCTCGTCGGCGACGCCGAGCACCTTCGCGGGGTTGATGGTGATCGCGCGCAGCGCCGTCTCGCGGTCGAGCCCCTCACGGACGGCGAAGGATGCCTGGTGCACGAGGAACGAGATGGGGATCACCGGGTGATCGGTGATGATCGACAGCTCGACGCCCGCCTTCGCGAGCTTGCCGGGGTTGGCTATCGAGCGCTTGCGCAGCTCCATCTTCGACTTGGTGGTGAACAGCGGGCCGATGAGCACGGGCACCCCGCGCTCGGCGAGCAGGTCGGCCACCACGTGCGCCTCGGTGCCGTGGTCGATCACGAGGTCGTAGCCGAACTCGGCCTGCAGCCGCAGCGCGGTGATGATGTCGTCGGCGCGGTGCGCGTGCTGGCGCCACGGGATCTGCCGCTCGAGCACGAGGGTCAGCGCCTCGAGCGTCAGGTCGACGTCGTGGCGCTCGTCGTTGCTCGGGTCGGCCTTGCGGCGCTGGTAGCTCTGCGCGGCCACGAAGGCGTCGCGGATCACCTTGGCCGTGCCCATGCGGGTGGAGGGCAGCACCTTCTTCTCGCCGTAGACGCGCTTCGGGTTCTCGCCCAGCGCGCTCTTCACCCCAGCGGGCGCCCGCAGCACCATGTGGTCGACGATGCGCCCGTGCGTGTGCAGCGTGGTCGCCTGGCCGCCGATCGGGTTGGCGGAGCCCGGGTTGACGTTGACGGTCGTGACGCCGCCCGCGAGCGCCAGGTCGAAGCCCTCGTCGTAGGGGTCGATCGCGTCGACCGTGCGCAGGCCCGCCGTGTTGGGGCTCGTCATCTCGTTCGTGTCGTTGGCGGTGCTGCCGTCGCCCTCCGGGTGCACGCCGAGGTGCACGTGCGCGTCGATGAGGCCGGGCGTGACCTGCGCGCCGCCGACGTCGAGCACCTCGGCGCCCTCGGGCACCGTCACGTCGGCGCCGAGCTCGGCGATGCGGCCGTCGCGCACCAGGATCGTGCCCTCGAACTCCTCGCCCTCGACGGGCACGACGTGGGCGTTGACGATGGCGAGCAGCATGGGTGTCCTCTTCGTGTCGGGTGTCGGGCGTCTGGGCTTCAGCCTACGACACTGCTTAGCCCGGCGAACGACTTCACCGGCTCCGAACCGGCGGGGCTCAGGCGTCGAAGAGCTCCTCGAGCCGCGTCAGGCAGTCCTGCCAGCCCTGCCGGAAGTCGTCGACCTCGTCCATCAGGGCGGTCTGGCGCACGGTCACCAGCGTGCCGCCGTCGCGCTCCTCGAGGTCGACGATCACCAGCTGCGACGGCTGGGGCGCGAACTCCTCGCCCTCCAGCCAGTCCCACGACTGCACGATCCGCCGGCCCTCGTCGAGCTCGAGGTAGCGGCCCTGCACGCCGAAGCCGCCGGTG is a window encoding:
- a CDS encoding multidrug effflux MFS transporter, producing MTASPGDGLTRGRRITTLVVLGLLAGLGPFTIDLYLPAFPAVKRAFDTTDAAVQLTLSATTLGFAFGQLVVGPLSDRIGRRRPLLIATSVHVLASVGVALAPDIASLLVLRVVQGFGAAAGTVVAMAMVRDLFAGKKLTTALSRLALVIGIAPIAAPVLGSWLLGFLEWRGLFWVLAAYAALVIVLQLVFLRETLPPHLRHVPGHSTLAQKYRAVLTDRVFVGVAVIGASIFGGMFAYLSTSSLLLQEVYGFTPGEFGIVFALCSIAVLIGTQTAGRAANRFGPQWVLSVSTALLIVGATLVIVFDLLAFGVAGLVPAIALFAFAFGLSMPCVQTLALVGHRSEAGTAASLLGALNMSIAGLVGPVVGLFGVESAVPMGAIMLVCGVLATCMLWFVVRPKDVPPIE
- a CDS encoding amidohydrolase, which gives rise to MLLAIVNAHVVPVEGEEFEGTILVRDGRIAELGADVTVPEGAEVLDVGGAQVTPGLIDAHVHLGVHPEGDGSTANDTNEMTSPNTAGLRTVDAIDPYDEGFDLALAGGVTTVNVNPGSANPIGGQATTLHTHGRIVDHMVLRAPAGVKSALGENPKRVYGEKKVLPSTRMGTAKVIRDAFVAAQSYQRRKADPSNDERHDVDLTLEALTLVLERQIPWRQHAHRADDIITALRLQAEFGYDLVIDHGTEAHVVADLLAERGVPVLIGPLFTTKSKMELRKRSIANPGKLAKAGVELSIITDHPVIPISFLVHQASFAVREGLDRETALRAITINPAKVLGVADEVGSLEPGKRADIVVWGGDWMDPMARPRTVLVDGRVVFEHDAATGDERVAPRDDVPLVLPQA
- a CDS encoding SRPBCC family protein, which translates into the protein MSDAFEIPDDAEHAEVVAFVTTTTDALWPLLTTGAGLEQWWWPMFDDTRYEIDAQEGGTYRIRTATGGFGVQGRYLELDEGRRIVQSWDWLEGEEFAPQPSQLVIVDLEERDGGTLVTVRQTALMDEVDDFRQGWQDCLTRLEELFDA
- a CDS encoding sensor histidine kinase, encoding MTERSEAVEQTRRPHPLTETLRGQLLSVGVLALVLVVHTIVAAEIWDRPWVWAGVVVVVAATGIAVLGQGPLYDARWLPALVPALDLLVIMLILGDLEVPRIAAMLAVVPAFWLGFVARRRGVVIAAAGGTAMGILMALRIAGSTGTTVTANAVGAVLVPVALTAAAFFAASYTSRLEQQQLEILERERERTALARQTVADGVLLDTIFETARIGLMLLDADGGVVRINPTLSDHPALEGTSLDHVLDGAGFLELESRRPIPLEEMPFLRAARGESFDNSRFWIARPGQDMFAVTVSSRPLMVDGEFRGSIASVDDVTDYMRMLEDRDDFVALVSHELRTPLTSISGYLELALDEDGMRPELESWLQTVQRNANRLRALVEDLLLVGEMSRGQMHLAHEPVDIRSLAADAIAQLEHRARKRDLTIAFADGPAIVLDVDGRRIGQVIENLLSNAIKYSHEGGHIGIEVGVEGADAVVRVIDDGPGMLPTEAARVFERFYRSSSARASGVAGAGLGLWICSSIVRAHGGTIDFQSEPGVGSVGSFRLPLAG
- a CDS encoding helicase HerA-like domain-containing protein: MSDELAKVQAEIEAARKAQAEAEARLAELQASQQRVKIDTPPLPADDAAPDEAPPVAERFEEAPQSAPAPADLDQPVEPGAHLEPAPSTGPLAADEVGAIRAGYAFEGAALEMGALVNGEADPETQVRIPLGMVNRHGLIAGATGTGKTKTLQVLAEQLSAAGVPVFAADIKGDLSGVATPGESSDKLLARTAGIGQAWDGAGFPVEYFALGGEGIGVPIRATVLSFGPVLLSKVLGLNDTQESSLGIVFAYADEQRLPLVDLKDLRELLLWLTSDLGKEELKRLGGISTQTAGVILREITAFSEQGADVFFGEPEIDTRELMRTTPDGRGVISLLEVPGVASQPALFSTFLMWLLADLFEDLPEVGDIDKPKLVFFFDEAHLLFKDASKDFLSAITQTVRLIRSKGVGIFFVTQTPKDVPSDVLAQLGSRVQHQLRAHTPDDATALRSTVRTYPRSGYDLEQVLTGLGIGEAIVTVMNERGAPTPVAWTRLRAPQGSMDPTPEAAMRQTVQSSSLLPKYGQAVDRESAYEILQAKLRAAQKAEQDEAAREEAEAEAARLEKAARQGRGSGGSGGSGQRSGGNVVTDFIGSRTGQSLIREIVRGVFGNRRR